One Salarias fasciatus chromosome 9, fSalaFa1.1, whole genome shotgun sequence DNA segment encodes these proteins:
- the LOC115394142 gene encoding zinc finger protein 2-like: protein MFHRNSVNNFHVSEKQDECEKLLCEEMCEKTDHKKHQLCQKVRMVTDEKILCETCGKSFSQQSCLLVHKRTHTGEKPYSCETCGKHFSRQNDLKVHLRTHTGEKPYSCETCGKSFSQHSNLTVHMRTHTGDKPYSCETCGKSFIQQSRLLIHKRSHTGEKPHSCEACGKSFSRHSNLTVHMRTHTGEKPYSCEACGKSFSQPSDLKVHMRIHTGEKPHFCEACGKSFSRQSSLWVHKRSHTGEKPYSCEACGKSFSQPSYLKVHMRIHTGEKPHSCETCGKSFSFHSSLLVHKRTHTGEKPHFCEACGKKFSQRSSLLVHKRSHTGEKPHSCEACGKSFSQPNNLKVHMRIHTGEKPHSCETCGKRFSFHSSLLVHKRTHTGEKPHFCEACGKSFSRQGNLKVHMRI, encoded by the exons ATGTTTCATAGAAACAGTGTGAACAactttcatgtttcagagaagcaggatgaatgtgaaaagcttctttgtgaagaaatgtgtgagaaaactgaccATAAAAAACATCAATTATGTCAGAAGGTCAGAATGGTCACTGATGAGAAGAtactttgtgaaacatgtggcaaaagtttcagtcaacagagtTGTTTGTTGGttcacaagagaactcacacaggtgagaagccttattcttgtgaaacatgtggcaaacaTTTCAGTCGGCAGAATGATTTGAAGGTTcacttgagaactcacacaggtgagaagccgtattcttgtgaaacatgtggcaaaagtttcagtcaacacaGTAATTTGAcggttcacatgagaactcacacaggtgacaAACCgtattcctgtgaaacatgtggcaaaagtttcattCAGCAGAGTCGTTTGTTGATCCACAAgagaagtcacacaggtgagaagcctcattcttgtgaagc atgtggcaaaagtttcagtcgacacAGTAATTTGAcggttcacatgagaactcacacaggtgagaagccgtattcttgtgaagcatgtggcaaaagtttcagtcaaccaAGTGatttgaaggttcacatgagaattcatacaggtgagaagcctcatttttgtgaagcatgtggcaaaagtttcagtcggcAGAGCTCGTTGTGGGTCCACAAgagaagtcacacaggtgagaagccgtattcttgtgaagcatgtggcaaaagtttcagtcaaccgAGTTatttgaaggttcacatgagaattcacactggtgagaagcctcattcttgtgaaacatgtggcaaaagtttcagttttcacagttctttgttggtccacaagagaactcacacag gtgagaagcctcatttttgtgaagcatgtggaaaaaaattcagtcaACGGAGTTCATTGTTGGTTCACAAgagaagtcacacaggtgagaagcctcattcttgtgaagcatgtggcaaaagtttcagtcagccGAATAATTTGAAagttcacatgagaattcacactggtgagaagcctcactcttgtgaaacatgtggcaaacgtttcagttttcacagttctttgttggtccacaagagaactcacacaggtgagaagcctcatttttgtgaagcatgtggcaaaagtttcagtcggcAAGGTAatttgaaggttcacatgagaatt